The Helianthus annuus cultivar XRQ/B chromosome 11, HanXRQr2.0-SUNRISE, whole genome shotgun sequence region TGGAAGTGATAGCATAGGGCACATTCTTTTGTGATTGGATTTCAGCATTTGCCCAAAAATCACGGAGTGTATCTTGATAGATTGGAGCATTGGTAGTAAGAATTGCTTTGTATTTTGATGATGTGAGAACATCAATTATTAAGTGATAGGTAGTATTTTTGTCTGTTTTCTCAAAGATAGGAAGATAGTTGTGGGGATTTTTTATTGTCAGAGCCATGGTCGGAAAAGAAATTAGCGTAAGGTTGAAGAAGAAGGTTTGGAGAAGAAGATGGGAACCGCGTTTGTGAATTTTGAATTTGAGACGGCAGTAAAgctctgtttggggatgaaacaggGTTTTATAAACtgaaaaggtgaatgctgatgtggcaacagttacaaagatctgatggctaacatCTGTCCATGTGGCAACCTTTGTTGGGATAATGGAGGACAATTGTTTGGAAACCACTGTTAGGCAATAACAGTGGTTGGGGAACAGTGAAATGAACAGTGGCTGATTTTAGTCTATCAGTGGATAGACATCAGTGGTTAAGACCGACAGTTGTTTGATCAACAGTGGTCCATAAACAATGGATAAAAGGAAAAAATAATATACCTTTCAGTAGTGGATGAATTTTTAGCCAATCAGAGGTTTGAAATAGTGGTTAtggacagacttttaaggatttatgaaaaaatttcattttaagctatttttaaggatggttttttgattttctgaaaacattttaatgatttttattCACGAAAAACAAAGTTTTTCCTTTAATCCATGTTTAGCAttccaatcctagagatcaagctttcaaaggtacgTGTTGTCTAAAGCTTTTGTCaacacatctgccagctgatccttagttgaaacatgatgcagagaaatcaaacctttttcatagctatccttcacaaagtgatgtctgatgtcaatgtgtttcGTGATTGAATGGGAGACTTGATTTTTAATGATGTTTTCAACTGCTTGATTGTCCAACATGAGAGGAGTCTTTAAAACAGTTACACGAAAATCCAGcaattgattttgaagccacaaaagttgggttgtacagcttgcagcagcaatgtattcagttGAAGccgtggatgtggaaacagctgcttgcttttttcTTTTCCAAGAAATTAAGTAATTGCCTAGAATTTGACACCCTCCTgatgtggacttccttgtggtgttaCTACCAGCAAAATCACTATCTGAATAACCTGAAAGTTGGATATTCCCATTTGCatgataccagataccaagtgtgggagcacattttatgtatctgaatattctttttacagcaatgagattagacTTCCTAGGTGCTGAGTGTGATCTTGCACacacacatgttgcaaacatgatgtttggcctagatgcagttaggtacaataaagacccattCATGCTTCTATACAATGTTTGATCAACTAAGTCATCTTTTTCATCAGTAGTAACAAGCTTTGTGGTTATCTTGGGTAtactacatggtttacaatcattcatctcaaattttgttaaaaattcctttacatatttgctttgatggatgaatgttccattttgcaattgcttaacttggagaccaagaaagcattggaGTTCACCCAtggcactcatctcaaactctgTTGTCATGTAttttctgaactcttcacacatggAGGTACATGTGgatccaaagatgatgtcataaatataaatttgggcaatcatcaaatcttttccattccattttaaaaacagtttttttttgtCAATTTTACCTCTTGTAAAGCCTGTGGAAATAAGAaaagtggaaagagtttcatacgaGGCACTAGTTGCTTGTTATAGCCATACATAGCTTTGTTGAGCTTGTAGACATGGTCAGGATAAATGGCATCTTCAAAActaggaggttgacaaacatatacctcttcctGGATCTTTCCATATAAGAATGCaacttgatgttgtggttgacagcaaaggctaaGAACAATCTGATAGCCTCAAGTCTTGCCACAGGAgcaaaggtttcatcataatctatgccctcttcttgtctaaagccttgaaccactaacctggctttgttttttttttacaaccaTGCCCCTTTCaccagttttgtttttgaagacccactttgcgCCAATTGGACATACATCCTTTGGCAGTGGtataagttcccatacttgttgtAACGACTCGCACAAAAATATCCTAAAACGCTCCGTAAGTggaaacccggacccctgaaaccctaatccttgtgaaaaaccaagaaatcaagaaattggagtccacacgggccgcgtaagacatAATGgtagtctacgcgggccgcgacagcaagGCAGATCTCCGGATAAACTTAAGAGACACGTGTTATCCACGCGTCGCGACCACCGGTGACTCAGCATACTCTGATCTGATCCATACAcacacgcgggccgcgtaagtatTCCTTTAAAGTTACGCGGACCGCGAGGCGCCCTGTTTCCAGCCTATATATAGCAGTCGATAGTATCAATTCAAAGTCGCTCAATTCTTTTCTTCTTTTAGCTTCTATTATAGCAAAGTAATAGCTCGGGTATTATATTCTAAATCCTGAAACTCTGCCCGTATTAGGGTGATAACTTTAGTCACTagtacgattcaatgtccgatcgattgaaactacccgatggatgtttaagtgctgcccgtaATTGGGCTATgcctttgtcattcgttgtgagggttttagtCTCGTGAGttgtcgttaaagttgaattgagttaatacactaatacgagttccattgtgtctagaaattagaactcgtaatcagggaactgctagaatacttaatagttAGATAAACAtagcagttaagttagctgagtagattaattaatctgttaattaagttaagtatgattaattaattagttaagcgagattaattaagctaagtgcGATTAATTAaggttaagcaagattaattaagccgttaagtaagatttattaaacacctaaatagatatacatgaacaataaatataaatataaaatagataatatcaaaggaaggtgctaggaatgtgtaagaggatagatatatgtgggtaggaagcttcctagaaaatgtatagctagcttcctagaaaagctacaggaaacttcctagaagtttcatacttcttacctataaataggaagcttaggaattcatttcctttgttcatttcttctattcttctctctatacgttagtgttctaaccaataatcaccgatgcgatgttctgtccgatcgattcaggaaccatctaataaatgccaaagtgctgtactttgtgaatttcggtaaacggaatccaaagtgctatactttgtgaattttgttaaggttcgaatctcgtgactaccgttaaggtttgatttgggttttacacaaatacgtattccattctgttaaactatatgtttaaccaccagaatactcccaactacacacttacaatcaaacaagctgttaaatcatcagaaaattcagaacaataaagtatacgcttaattatcagaaggaatagaatcaagaagcttgctaaatcatgcttatactgtgagtcattctctttttatcaaattatttccaaaactctatatttcaaagttataattacagggattaagtctttgtaatcaccaagttacagccggtgtgtggggttttgtatacattacttgataaccgtcaccattggacaacggattagccaaggggtgatatgaccatagtcacagacaccaattggacaacgagatagccaatgggtggtcgagtgacaaataccgtgggtatatggttgataaacagaaacattgtaatcgctcttaatactgtaaattataacaatgcatcgttttaaacaaaaagaatgaactcactcagtatttcctgctgacaaaacctttttaaaacgcgtttcaggtaattacagtagatcggaataagagttggatacggcaccaaaaaggcttacagaagtggcttgatttatcaattaaattaaattaagaaaaattgttttatgtaatcgggtttatcccatattaaaagctacctttatGAAATGACGGTTTACCCCCATCTGTTCAAATAAATAAATTagatccggtgtttctaaactctgatatttttttcctaactcacggtcctgatgaaatttccgttgcactacttttcaaaataaccaccggtaccacttggctgttcgcggctcccgattccatCAAGGGTGGGGTCGGGAGTCGTGacacttgttgtcttttaaactattggagctccccttgcatagcttctacccaactgttgtttttcagtgcctcttggtacttgactggttggatgagtgatagaaagccaacaaaaagacagatgttttgagattgacttcttgtgagaaTCCCTTCACTGATGTTGCTAATAACttggtctggtggatgagatttaagGAAAATTAGATCTCccttgtatggaacaatggcattgagaggtgaaggctgcagatgtgaattaTCTAAGCTAACATTTTTGGCAATTTTGAAGAGCCAACATCTATTGGAGACGGAGGTAGAGGAATAAGAGGAATAAGTGTGGCACAATGTTGGCTTTTATCTACAGATGATAGACTTTTGTTAACAGAGGTTGGACTTGATGAAGTGCCAAAGGTTTAATCAACAAGTGTTGATGCAGCAGTGACAGAGTTTTGGCACAATGTTGGCTTTTATATATGTATAGTCTTTTACttctaatttttatatttaatagATATTTGAGAAAGATTGAATAAACTTTTACATTTTCTCTTATGAGTGGCAGTTACAAATTTTTTATATGACCATAAAGTATCGTAAGTACTTCTACAATATACACCATAACAAAATTTTCCTCCTAGTATATCAATTATTTTTTGTATTATGAATTTAAAttgagatagttggtaaacgagcaacaaactgcgtcactatcttttttttttttttttttttttttgaacggccaacaaactcaatcccgagcactctcggggcacccactgaaCAAACAGAGTACTCCGAAAGTCACTACCTCTTCTTAAATAACAAAACTAAATGTTTTATTGTATATTCCTATCTTATCTACAATAAATTTTGTATTCAggatacacatacacatatataaaGACAACTTAATTAAAAGAACACATGTACAATGTACCAACTTAATCTAAAAAGGTACATAATTTAATCCTATACATTAATTGTTATCCTTTCATtttaattttgttaaaaaaatgtaTTCATGTGAAGCTTTTATTGACATGGACTGTATGGGAAAAGGATTTGTTCCTCCAGTTCCTGTTTGTATTTTACCAGAAAAATATCTGTCCTTGTTTTGAACCCCACCCCACCACTGCTGTCACAAGTCACAAGTCACAAGTCACAACTCATTGATTCCTATATATTTCACCCAAGACATTGACCGCTTCTTACAATTTTCACTCTTAACCCTTCAATATTGGATCTAAACGGTTTAAGTCCTCCTACATGTTCCATGACAATTACCATGGTGTATTTATAGCAAAATTTGGATAGCTTTGACCCATTAAAAATAGATAAGACGTGTCATAGCAGCCGATAGTGTTTTTGTTCGTACACTTGTTTCTCTTAATTGGTAACTTGAAAGAGAACACTGATAAAAAGTCCCCCACGAAGACATAAATGGCTGTAAAGAAGTTTTTCAAGAACATAACGTTATCGTCTtgtttttttctattttctttctCTAGAGTGTCTAATATCACTATCTTGTCTTGTTAACTCATAAATTATGACGCTGACTCCTCAAGATGAGTAAACTTTGAATCGTGGCGTTAACTTTTAAGAACATGATAGATTAATTGTCCATCAGTGTCGTTTACAAAGGGTATGACTTAGGCAACCATCTCTTTTTCTCCCCGTCAAGTCTTTTATCAAAGTATACATAAACGTTTACTCATTTATCATACGTCTTGGGCATATTTCATTACATTATATATGGAATGCAAAACATAGCATACACCAATCATATTAACCAAATCCGGCCCCCTCTCTCTTCAACGTGGTTCACATAGTATTTTTCTCAAATATGAAAGTTTAGCAAGTTATCTAAAGATGTAGCCAAATAGAGAATATGTTACACATTTATAACAGTCTAGTGGGTTGAACCaaaaatttacaaaaatcaattttttatcAAGCATGTAACACTTCTAAACAATTAAATTACTAGATTAAAGTCACCAAAAGCATTAACCATTTAGACTAACCCCAAAGCCAAACTAAAGATGCCAAAATGTGATTAATTTAGTTTCTTGAgggctccccccccccccccccctattaATTTGAACCCTCAGCTTCCATTTCCAAAACCTGCtgcaactctctctctctctctatctggTTGGCAATTCTCATAAAAGTATTCTTAAAATACAAAACCCTTTACAAAGGTTTGAACAGCATCATCCACATGGGAAGACATTCTTGTTGCTACAAACAAAAGCTAAGAAAGGGTCTATGGTCCCCTGAAGAAGATGAAAAACTCATAAGACACATCACCAAATTCGGCCATGGCTGCTGGAGCTCGGTCCCTAAACTCGCTGGTCTTGAAAGATGCGGCAAGAGTTGCAGGCTCAGATGGATTAACTACTTGAGGCCAGATTTAAAAAGAGGCACATTCTCTCAACAAGAAGAGAAACTCATCATCGAATTACATGCAGTTCTTGGAAACAAGTAAGTAGTTCTTTAATTTTGATCACATGATTCATATATTCTTGTTTTGATTTGACAAGTGAAACCAAGGGTGTCAATAGGCTCTGTCGGTCTACTGACTCTGTGTTAACCGGAATTTGTtggatttttatatataaatttctttaaaaaaaaaaatttaagttaAATGGACCGGTACCCTATAAGCAAGAAAACCTTAtgatcatggttgcaaaagtcgctaggcgctccctagtcggtagactggggagttgagagtattcggtctaggcggagagtactcggggagtactcggacatgtaaAATTACAAAGAAATTACTTTTTagagattaaatatatgtcaaataaaataaatttactaatatttataataaaatgcgtgaaaatgatattcattctttaataggATAGTCATAGAAATtatgatttattattatttaagtcaaactaggcccgagttgacctactagatccaattctggCCGAGGTTGATCGCGTTTGACCAACTCcaagtaattaggcggagtcgaagaaagtcgcctcggcagcctaccttgtagcgactactcggagagtactcggccttggaaaccttgttttacaaccatgcttaTGATGACCTCCGACCAAAAAGTTTTGTTATTGTTCCAGGTGGTCACAAATTGCGGCTCAGTTGCCAGGAAGAACAGATAACGAAATAAAAAACTTATGGAACTCATCGATCAAGAAGAAGCTAAAGCAACGAGGGATTGATCCCAACACTCATAAACCATTATCCGAGATCGATGATCATAAAGCGCCATCCGGGAGCATCGACAAGACCTCCCAAAGCTCGTATACTCTCGAAGAcaaaccaccaccatcaacctcATACCCTCTCATTGACGATCCTCCACCCGCAACTCACGAATTCTTTCTCAACCGATTTGTAAACCACAACACCGCGATCAAACCACCCGATTCCCACCAAGTCCCCGAATTCCTTCCTTTCGACTATACCCAACAAAAACATCAACCACAACAACTACAGACAGAATCTGCTGACCTTTTTTTCACAAACCCTATACTCTCAGGTCCACCTCGTAGCACCACCGACAATCTTACCCAAAATAATTGGTTAAGTGGTAATAATGGTTTCTTTCAGGCTGCCAATGGGTATCAACCATTTGGGTTGACTGATGGCATGAAAAGTCAAACTCAAATTCATGACGTTGAAGGTGAGCAAGATTACATCAAATGGAATGATCAATATCTTCCATTTTTGATGGGGAAGTCATCGATTGAGAGTAAACCAGATGTCAATTTCGAGGTAAACCATGAAGTTTATCAGAGGATTTCAACAAGCTATGGACATTTTTCATAGATTTTTGCACAACTTCAGGATCATACTGGTGTGTGAGCATTCTAGAggttatttttttccttttttagagttaaatgttattttagtccctgtagtttgggccattttggcagtttagtccAAGTGTTTTATTTTTTGCTTGTGGGTCCAATATTTTagccactgggttaacttcatcttttattctgttaacgagaatggcaattcggttattttatatggccgaattgcccttctagttaacagaattacatataaaaggaccaaattgcccttctcgttaacaaaaaatggatgaagttaacttagtggactaaaatggtaacagtgaaacctttttggactcacaggtaaaaaataaaacatttggactaaattGTTAAAATAACCCAAAACACAGGgattaaaatgacatttaactcttttttttattttaaagttGTGTAAATAGGGTTCCAAGGATTtgtcatttattttattttgtttttaattgaTTTTCAAACAAAGGACAATTTTTATTACAGTTGTTATTCGCATTATTATTTATTGATAATCAACATCATTATTTAAATAATATCATTTTATTCGGTTCTAATCATATAAGAAATAGTTAATAATTGTTGGGATTATAAGCTTTCTTATATCGAATTATTAATTTATTGGCAGTTTTTGTTGACCAAATTAATAATTTTGTAGAagtaatttattaaaaaaaatgatttgaTTGATAATGACAAAAATGATTAGATTGATAATAACTTTCGTTAGCTACATACTTCATTATAATTTGGATGTATATTAATTTATCTACGGAGCTTTTTTATTAATTTtgtaaattaattataatattataaCGTTTGTTTGTACTGTAGTTTATATAGTTAATTTATTACATTAGTTTTTAGAACCGCATTTATTTAATaaatcatcacataaaaaggttagTAACTAAGTTGAGTTATTCATGAGTTATTCAAGATTAATTTGTTAAAAGTTTGAATCAAGCTAAACTTTATAAATTTAAGTTTAAACTAATACTTATTTAATAATTGAGTTCGGGCCCAAATTTATATATCTATATTGATTGAGCCCGAGCATGatcaagttttattttattaGTAAGTCTAAATAGTAATATTGccaaatttttataaatattaattgACGATAGATAAATAATAAGTGAATTGATTTCAAGGCCAAGGTTGGAACATTATTCATGAGCAAGCCAAAGCTATAAAGACTAAAAGATAAAGAGGCCAGCCGATATCTCTCTCTAATCTAGACGAGCTCTAGCCTAATTATACTTGGCCTCGGCAAAACTTAGTTATGCTCACTTCAAAAAAAATACCAGTCTGATACAACAGCCTTTACCGACGATATCTCGTTAGTATAGCCTTTACCGACGACATGTTGGTAAAGATCTCGTGATGAAAGGTCACCCTTTAGCGACGACACTTAGTCGCTAAAGGATTTGTCATACATAATAATCGACCAACTATATTAATTTCTTAAAACTATTGAATTTATCCGATAACATGTTTAAATTTGAACATACATCAATTCGTGAATAAAATATACAGAACGTCAGTTTGTTGACCATCTGAAAGCATACATATGAATAGATAgttgtcatgaatagtaaattaaaatttttaagttttgtcctctatttttttaataatattttatttagtatccatttgattttttttaataataaatagTAATTGACAATTCTTATGCATTTTTTATTAATGGTATTTTATTGCATtcaaattgattttttttatataattgataattctttatgtatttttttttatttttaatggtaTTTTATTTAGCGTCCATTTTGATTTTTTAGTAATCACTTAcatacttttaaaaaaaaatcgaaatATGCATCtatgtttatttatatttttaacattCTAAGTTATTTGCATGCGCCATGTGATGGTATGTTACCACGGGCATTGGATCAATATCGGTTTGTTACAATATCGGTATGATTAATATTCGACATAGAAATCAGCACGTGTTTTACATCAACCGAAAACGATCAAATTGAACACCAATACCAACACCGATGTTCTTTGAACGGTATTGATCAGTACCGATGTTGTTTGGTACAGTATGCTAGTGATACGTTGTCAGattattgaaaaaaaaacaacaaaaataaatacCGGTACCAAACCGATGTTATTCGCTCGGTT contains the following coding sequences:
- the LOC110904474 gene encoding transcription factor MYB61 — protein: MGRHSCCYKQKLRKGLWSPEEDEKLIRHITKFGHGCWSSVPKLAGLERCGKSCRLRWINYLRPDLKRGTFSQQEEKLIIELHAVLGNKWSQIAAQLPGRTDNEIKNLWNSSIKKKLKQRGIDPNTHKPLSEIDDHKAPSGSIDKTSQSSYTLEDKPPPSTSYPLIDDPPPATHEFFLNRFVNHNTAIKPPDSHQVPEFLPFDYTQQKHQPQQLQTESADLFFTNPILSGPPRSTTDNLTQNNWLSGNNGFFQAANGYQPFGLTDGMKSQTQIHDVEGEQDYIKWNDQYLPFLMGKSSIESKPDVNFEVNHEVYQRISTSYGHFS